From Actinosynnema mirum DSM 43827, a single genomic window includes:
- a CDS encoding FAD-binding protein, with product MTLSTSEEDLDWASRDFGGVISRRPRAVLKPTSFEEIRTALLDGLALTPRGQGHSTRGQAQSEGGVVLDMTGFDTALRHGRTPPVLTDYLGLSVGGTLSVGGHGGASHQHGAQTDTVLELDVLTPNGSRTTAPTP from the coding sequence GTGACGTTGTCCACGAGCGAGGAGGACCTGGACTGGGCCTCACGCGACTTCGGCGGCGTCATCTCCCGCCGCCCCCGCGCCGTGCTCAAACCAACGAGCTTCGAGGAGATCCGCACCGCCCTGCTCGACGGACTCGCCCTGACGCCTCGCGGGCAGGGGCACTCCACCAGGGGCCAGGCCCAGTCGGAGGGCGGGGTCGTGCTGGACATGACCGGCTTCGACACCGCCCTGCGCCACGGCCGCACCCCACCGGTGCTGACCGACTACCTGGGCCTGTCGGTAGGCGGGACCCTGTCGGTGGGCGGTCACGGCGGCGCCAGCCACCAGCACGGGGCGCAGACGGACACCGTGCTGGAACTGGACGTGCTCACCCCGAACGGAAGCCGCACCACCGCACCCACACCCTGA
- a CDS encoding aldo/keto reductase — protein MGVSNFNVRHIEELVAAGLPLPHADQIELHPWSQKPEIVRFLEDNGIAPIAYSSLVPLSTWRAAPGHASGKTDEMRADGESGDSPFKVMAAKHEVSEARVLLRWGCRAGTRCCPRAPTRRGFGRTRTGDPVNNA, from the coding sequence GTGGGGGTGTCCAACTTCAACGTTCGGCACATCGAGGAGTTGGTGGCTGCCGGACTGCCGTTGCCGCACGCCGATCAGATCGAACTGCACCCGTGGTCGCAGAAGCCGGAGATCGTGCGGTTCCTGGAGGACAACGGGATCGCGCCGATCGCGTACAGCAGCCTGGTTCCGCTCTCCACGTGGCGGGCTGCGCCTGGGCACGCCAGTGGCAAGACCGACGAGATGCGGGCGGACGGGGAGAGCGGGGACTCGCCGTTCAAGGTGATGGCCGCCAAGCACGAGGTCAGCGAGGCTCGGGTGTTGCTGCGGTGGGGGTGCAGAGCGGGTACCCGGTGCTGCCCAAGAGCACCGACCCGGCGCGGATTCGGGAGAACGCGGACCGGGGACCCGGTCAACAACGCCTGA
- a CDS encoding LysR family transcriptional regulator — translation MELRHLRYFVTIAEEQNFRRAAERLHVSQSPLSRQMKDLQDELGVALFEQAGRGVRLTAAGKVFADRARGVLAGVDAAVEEARDVARGRRGTVAIGFEQGATFTGALASLMAAFRRRAPRVALQLVPMGSAEQWTALRDGTIAFACGSHPPTDADLSSLELTSDHLGLLVALDHPLASRAEVRLHDLAGERIVLGPREVDPRLHAQLATATRNVPLGAITEVADLEVLLALVAIGDGVTFLARRTAALVTPVTSLVWLPIGDLDVRLSDVAVWRTRDADLPVVRALVECAQEVRRC, via the coding sequence GTGGAACTGAGGCACCTGCGCTACTTCGTGACGATCGCCGAGGAGCAGAACTTCCGCAGGGCCGCCGAGCGGCTGCACGTCTCCCAGTCCCCGCTGAGCCGCCAGATGAAGGACCTCCAGGACGAACTGGGCGTGGCGCTGTTCGAGCAGGCCGGTCGCGGGGTCCGCCTCACCGCCGCCGGAAAGGTCTTCGCGGACCGGGCGCGCGGGGTGCTGGCGGGCGTCGACGCGGCCGTCGAGGAGGCCAGGGACGTCGCGCGGGGCAGGCGGGGCACCGTGGCCATCGGCTTCGAGCAGGGCGCCACCTTCACCGGAGCGCTGGCCTCGCTCATGGCCGCGTTCCGCAGGCGCGCCCCGCGCGTCGCCCTCCAGCTCGTGCCGATGGGCAGCGCCGAGCAGTGGACCGCCCTGCGCGACGGGACGATCGCCTTCGCCTGCGGATCGCACCCACCCACCGACGCCGACCTGTCCTCCCTTGAGCTGACCAGCGACCACCTGGGCCTGCTGGTCGCACTGGACCACCCCCTGGCGTCACGCGCGGAGGTCCGACTGCACGACCTGGCCGGTGAACGAATCGTCCTGGGCCCACGCGAGGTAGACCCCCGCCTGCACGCCCAGCTCGCCACCGCCACGCGGAACGTCCCGCTGGGCGCGATCACCGAGGTGGCCGACCTGGAGGTGCTCCTGGCCCTGGTGGCGATCGGCGACGGCGTCACGTTCCTCGCGCGCCGCACGGCCGCCCTCGTCACCCCGGTCACCTCGCTGGTGTGGCTCCCGATCGGCGACCTGGACGTCCGCCTGTCCGACGTGGCCGTCTGGCGAACGCGGGACGCGGACCTGCCCGTGGTGCGCGCCCTGGTCGAGTGCGCCCAGGAGGTCAGGCGTTGTTGA
- a CDS encoding siderophore-interacting protein → MTTTAHGRFTSLLLDLATHEAEVTRVEEVGAGLRWVSIVGDGLRKAAWTPGDVVQVVVVGETLLGPWEIRSYTPLALDPATGTAEILWHVHGNGPGSDWAASAVGGAPCRVAGPRRGVRLPASRGALVFFGDETSFSTAVAVHRARDVRVVLEVESVEGARAVLDRFGLVDVVLVAREPGDAHLAEVERAVLAAHRVGPDAAPVLTGKASSVQRLHRALRGAGVQGRRISSVPYWAPGKKGLKGH, encoded by the coding sequence ATGACGACCACGGCCCACGGGCGCTTCACGTCGCTGCTCCTCGACCTCGCCACGCACGAGGCCGAGGTCACCCGCGTCGAGGAGGTGGGCGCGGGCTTGCGGTGGGTGTCGATCGTGGGCGACGGGCTGCGGAAGGCGGCTTGGACGCCCGGGGACGTGGTGCAGGTCGTCGTCGTCGGGGAAACGCTGCTCGGGCCGTGGGAGATCCGCTCCTACACGCCGCTGGCGCTCGACCCGGCGACCGGGACGGCCGAGATCCTGTGGCACGTCCACGGCAACGGGCCCGGTTCGGACTGGGCGGCGTCGGCGGTCGGGGGCGCGCCCTGCAGGGTGGCGGGGCCGCGTCGGGGTGTCCGGTTGCCCGCGTCGCGCGGGGCGCTGGTTTTCTTCGGGGACGAGACGTCGTTCAGCACGGCCGTCGCGGTTCACCGGGCGCGTGACGTTCGGGTCGTCCTGGAGGTGGAGTCGGTCGAGGGGGCGCGTGCCGTGCTCGACCGGTTCGGGCTGGTCGACGTCGTGCTCGTGGCCAGGGAGCCGGGTGACGCCCATCTGGCCGAGGTCGAGCGGGCGGTGTTGGCCGCCCACCGGGTCGGGCCGGACGCAGCACCCGTGCTGACCGGCAAGGCGTCGTCGGTCCAGCGCCTGCACCGGGCGCTCCGGGGCGCGGGCGTCCAGGGGCGGCGGATCAGCAGCGTCCCCTACTGGGCGCCCGGCAAGAAGGGGCTCAAGGGGCACTAG
- a CDS encoding acyl carrier protein, which translates to MSPAELEEILTRVVHPDDPHRRVLLPDEQLDTPLDDLDVDSLSRAEMVAVLGDTYRIDISDEQAAALDTPRAVLEFVSAHATPGGPWA; encoded by the coding sequence ATGTCGCCAGCGGAACTCGAAGAGATCCTGACCCGCGTCGTCCACCCCGACGACCCCCACCGCCGGGTGCTGCTCCCCGACGAGCAGCTCGACACCCCGCTCGACGACCTGGACGTCGACTCCCTGTCCAGGGCCGAGATGGTCGCCGTCCTCGGCGACACCTACCGCATCGACATCAGCGACGAGCAGGCCGCCGCGCTCGACACCCCGCGCGCGGTGCTGGAGTTCGTCTCCGCCCACGCCACACCGGGCGGGCCGTGGGCCTGA